In the Bacillus shivajii genome, one interval contains:
- a CDS encoding PDR/VanB family oxidoreductase, with the protein MHQEPTIDVRVIGIIDETSRVKRFLLEGVSEELPAFSPGSHIITYVGDHNETFERRYSLTTYSHQGNVYEIVIQKNTSSTGGSIYWHDQVKVGKTLKISYPKKYFPLSFRAKKHIFYAGGIGITPFLSMMEYLKEKNIPFELHYTSKSKDDCPFYDEIHEKYIRETTFYFTKEKQERLHVEHLLEHRIGTHVYFCGPSQMVDAFASFAVKLGYPKGSLHYERFVMNTISDAKAFTVCVKDKQIYVPKTKSLLETLQENGNNVQSSCKIGRCGTCEVKVTEGEVEHLDAFYTEEEKGRNDVMLTCVSRAKSDRLRIDI; encoded by the coding sequence GTGCATCAAGAACCTACGATTGATGTTAGAGTGATAGGAATCATTGATGAGACAAGCCGTGTAAAAAGATTTTTATTAGAAGGGGTCTCAGAAGAGCTGCCAGCTTTTAGTCCGGGTTCGCATATCATTACCTATGTTGGTGATCATAACGAAACATTTGAACGGAGGTATTCCCTTACAACCTATTCTCATCAAGGGAATGTTTACGAAATTGTCATCCAGAAAAACACCTCAAGTACAGGTGGGTCTATCTATTGGCATGATCAAGTAAAGGTTGGGAAAACACTGAAGATTAGTTATCCGAAAAAATACTTTCCGTTAAGCTTTCGAGCGAAAAAACATATTTTTTATGCTGGTGGAATAGGGATTACTCCTTTTTTATCAATGATGGAGTATTTGAAAGAGAAGAACATCCCATTTGAATTACACTACACATCAAAGTCAAAGGATGATTGTCCTTTTTATGATGAAATTCATGAGAAATACATACGAGAGACGACCTTTTATTTTACAAAAGAAAAACAGGAACGATTACATGTAGAACATTTGCTAGAGCATCGTATTGGAACGCACGTATACTTTTGCGGCCCTTCTCAAATGGTTGATGCGTTCGCTTCCTTTGCAGTAAAGCTTGGCTATCCAAAAGGCAGTCTTCATTATGAACGGTTTGTAATGAACACCATTTCAGATGCGAAGGCGTTTACTGTTTGTGTGAAAGATAAACAAATTTATGTTCCGAAAACGAAGTCATTATTAGAGACTTTGCAAGAAAATGGGAATAACGTACAAAGCTCATGTAAAATTGGTAGGTGTGGAACGTGTGAAGTGAAAGTAACAGAAGGTGAAGTTGAACACCTTGATGCCTTTTATACTGAAGAGGAGAAAGGGCGGAATGATGTAATGTTGACATGTGTGTCACGTGCCAAGTCTGACCGATTACGCATAGACATTTAA
- a CDS encoding TraR/DksA C4-type zinc finger protein yields MLNQEQLNEMKEELIQERDALKQRINDDHFDLERAHSQETVGELSNYDNHPGDGGTELYEREKDISLEEHAEQYLKQINDALTAMEKGEYGLCEVCGSDIPYERLEVIPATKRCIEHAEHRVSHDRPVEEEVLKPPSGKFKYDDSKDEETFYDSEDAIQEVSQYGSSDTPSDLADTEKDYNQMFDESNENIGYVEEVENILTSDIYGHYSGVSVDHNKYEDYLEESQLSSNIDTEDT; encoded by the coding sequence TTGTTAAACCAAGAACAGTTAAACGAAATGAAAGAAGAATTAATACAAGAACGAGATGCGTTAAAACAAAGGATAAATGACGATCATTTTGATTTAGAACGAGCACACAGTCAAGAGACTGTCGGAGAATTATCGAATTATGATAACCATCCTGGTGATGGAGGTACTGAGTTATACGAGCGAGAAAAAGATATATCGTTAGAAGAACACGCTGAACAATATTTAAAACAAATAAATGATGCATTAACAGCCATGGAAAAAGGTGAATATGGTCTTTGTGAAGTGTGTGGTTCTGACATCCCTTACGAAAGACTTGAGGTCATTCCAGCGACAAAGCGATGTATTGAGCACGCAGAACACCGTGTTTCACACGATCGCCCCGTAGAAGAAGAAGTTTTGAAACCACCTTCCGGGAAGTTTAAGTATGACGATAGTAAAGATGAAGAAACATTTTATGATTCTGAGGATGCTATACAAGAAGTCAGCCAATACGGATCGTCAGATACACCTTCTGACCTAGCTGATACAGAAAAGGATTATAATCAAATGTTTGATGAATCAAATGAAAACATTGGCTATGTCGAAGAAGTGGAAAATATCCTTACATCTGATATTTACGGTCATTATTCGGGTGTATCAGTCGATCATAATAAATATGAAGATTATTTAGAAGAAAGCCAACTATCTTCTAACATCGACACTGAAGACACTTAA
- a CDS encoding dimethylamine monooxygenase subunit DmmA family protein — protein MHEAFTYISGKRHYLLCSDQGVEVFKDVTLHLINDNHSYERITNESLDADLKEHLADQKIGTYLYGAGSERFVKELKKLASSIGYSYEESQYYICDKTDKYRIFCAHCHDINEMKNSQLLQCTNCQHLLKISQQFSRFHDAYLGEVIRGN, from the coding sequence GTGCATGAAGCATTTACTTATATAAGTGGAAAAAGACATTATCTTTTATGTTCGGATCAAGGTGTAGAAGTGTTTAAAGATGTAACTTTGCATTTAATTAATGACAATCATTCATATGAGAGGATCACCAATGAGAGCTTGGATGCTGATTTAAAAGAGCATTTAGCCGATCAAAAAATTGGAACGTATCTATATGGTGCAGGTAGTGAGAGGTTTGTTAAAGAGCTTAAGAAATTGGCCTCAAGCATTGGATACTCTTATGAAGAGTCTCAATATTATATTTGTGATAAAACGGATAAGTACCGTATTTTTTGTGCTCATTGTCATGATATAAACGAGATGAAAAATAGTCAGCTCCTGCAGTGTACGAACTGTCAGCACCTGTTAAAAATAAGCCAACAATTTTCACGGTTTCATGATGCGTATTTAGGTGAAGTCATTCGTGGAAATTAG
- a CDS encoding ISL3 family transposase, with protein sequence MQLDFITKLLGIKDKHVFVFDSGEEEQCFWFELHSEVRKQKCPKCKEKTKRIHGYRMQSIQGAQIAEKKVYLQLRKRRYRCMNCGHAFFEKLSFLDKYQRHTSMLAQEALSLCSEMSFTHAARISGMSTNRYLRLFDKRKITVNKVLPRAIAIDEFKGDAGKEKYQTVIVDVENRHIIDILPDRKVKTIENYFKECDTGKVEIVVIDLSKAFKEAVRRQLGSPLIIADRFHFMRHGYWAFDEVRRELQNELQKDPRIKLKRCKELLWKSPEKLDEKGKAKVEKLLQAHPQLRQAYEVKNALDQWFKQSTPENAKVGLEAWYTFVEESGIPSFQRVVKMFKRWQTEILQSFMYPYNNGYIEGVNNTTKVTKRMSYGIKSFERLRMKILWRQMVRSHAV encoded by the coding sequence GTGCAACTAGATTTTATCACAAAGTTATTAGGGATTAAAGACAAGCATGTATTCGTATTTGATTCAGGAGAAGAAGAACAGTGCTTTTGGTTTGAACTTCATAGCGAAGTCCGAAAACAAAAGTGCCCAAAATGTAAAGAGAAGACAAAGCGAATCCATGGATATAGAATGCAATCGATTCAAGGAGCTCAGATAGCAGAGAAAAAGGTTTACTTACAATTAAGGAAACGCAGATATCGTTGTATGAACTGTGGCCATGCATTTTTTGAGAAGTTATCTTTTCTAGATAAATACCAACGACATACATCAATGCTTGCTCAAGAAGCGTTATCCTTATGTTCTGAAATGAGTTTTACACACGCAGCTAGAATCTCAGGAATGAGTACGAATCGTTACCTCCGCCTATTTGACAAACGGAAGATAACTGTAAACAAAGTCCTTCCAAGAGCGATTGCGATTGATGAGTTTAAGGGAGATGCAGGTAAAGAAAAGTACCAAACTGTGATCGTTGATGTAGAAAATCGACATATCATTGATATATTACCGGATCGAAAAGTGAAAACGATTGAAAATTACTTTAAAGAATGCGACACCGGTAAGGTAGAGATCGTTGTTATAGACTTATCCAAAGCATTTAAAGAAGCAGTACGTAGACAATTAGGGAGTCCACTAATCATAGCTGATCGGTTTCATTTCATGCGTCACGGGTACTGGGCATTTGATGAAGTGCGACGTGAACTACAGAATGAGTTACAAAAAGACCCTCGTATTAAGCTTAAACGATGTAAAGAACTCTTATGGAAGTCACCTGAAAAGCTTGATGAGAAAGGCAAAGCGAAGGTAGAAAAGCTATTACAAGCACACCCACAGTTAAGACAGGCATATGAAGTGAAAAATGCGCTAGACCAATGGTTTAAACAGAGTACACCAGAGAATGCGAAAGTTGGTTTAGAAGCATGGTATACCTTTGTGGAAGAGTCCGGCATTCCTTCATTTCAAAGGGTAGTAAAAATGTTTAAGAGATGGCAAACAGAGATCCTCCAATCGTTTATGTATCCTTATAACAATGGCTACATTGAAGGTGTGAATAATACAACGAAAGTAACGAAGAGGATGTCATATGGAATTAAAAGCTTTGAGAGATTACGAATGAAGATTTTGTGGAGACAAATGGTTAGATCCCATGCGGTTTAA
- the typA gene encoding translational GTPase TypA gives MNKRSDLRNIAIIAHVDHGKTTLVDQLLQQSGTFRENEQVDERAMDNNDIEKERGITILAKNTAVNYGDKRINIMDTPGHADFGGEVERILKMVDGVLLVVDAYEGCMPQTRFVLKKALEQKLTPVVVLNKIDREMARPEEVVDEVLDLFIELGADEDQLDFPVVYASAIKGTASNDAEKQDEDMTVLFDTIIESVPAPVDNSEEPYQFQVTMLDYNDYLGRIGVGRVFRGTIRTGDQATLIKSDGTVKNFRVNKLFGFLGLKKLEIEEAKAGDLIAITGVEDIMVGDTICPVDHQDPMEPVRIDEPTLQMTFLVNNSPFAGREGDYVTSRKIEERLKTQLETDVSLRVENTSSPDVWKVSGRGELHLSILIENLRREGYELQVSKPEVIIKDVDGVLCEPVERAQVDVPDDYTGAVMESLGERKGEMMDMVNKGDGQVRMEFIVPSRGLIGYSTEFMAQTKGYGILNHSFDGYRPVAEGHVGGRRQGVLVSMETGKATPYGMLQVEDRGTLFLEPGTEIYEGMIVGEHNRDNDLTVNITKMKQQTNIRSATKESTVTMKRPRILTLEEALEFLNDDEYCEVTPQSIRLRKKILEKSFREREEKRKKLAKQNQ, from the coding sequence ATGAATAAAAGATCAGACTTAAGAAATATTGCAATCATTGCTCACGTTGACCACGGAAAAACTACGTTAGTTGACCAGCTTTTACAACAATCAGGTACTTTTCGTGAGAATGAACAAGTTGACGAACGTGCAATGGATAACAATGATATAGAAAAAGAACGCGGTATTACGATTTTAGCGAAAAATACTGCTGTAAATTACGGTGACAAGAGAATCAATATTATGGACACACCTGGACATGCTGATTTCGGCGGAGAAGTAGAACGTATTTTAAAAATGGTGGATGGTGTGTTACTTGTTGTGGATGCATATGAAGGTTGTATGCCGCAAACTCGTTTTGTATTAAAGAAAGCGTTAGAACAAAAGTTAACACCTGTCGTTGTTTTAAATAAAATTGACCGTGAAATGGCAAGACCAGAAGAAGTTGTTGATGAAGTATTAGATTTATTTATTGAGTTAGGTGCTGACGAAGATCAACTTGACTTCCCTGTTGTATATGCTTCTGCAATTAAAGGTACAGCAAGTAACGATGCAGAAAAGCAAGATGAAGATATGACAGTATTGTTCGATACGATTATTGAAAGTGTACCTGCACCCGTCGATAATAGTGAAGAACCGTACCAGTTCCAAGTAACAATGTTGGATTATAACGATTACCTTGGCCGAATTGGTGTAGGTCGTGTTTTCCGTGGTACGATTCGCACTGGTGACCAAGCTACACTTATTAAAAGTGATGGGACAGTGAAAAACTTCCGTGTAAATAAACTTTTTGGCTTCTTAGGTCTAAAGAAATTAGAAATTGAAGAAGCAAAAGCTGGTGACTTAATTGCAATCACTGGCGTTGAGGACATTATGGTTGGAGATACCATTTGCCCTGTCGACCATCAAGATCCGATGGAACCAGTTCGAATTGATGAACCGACATTACAAATGACATTCTTAGTGAATAACAGTCCTTTTGCAGGTCGTGAAGGAGATTATGTAACAAGCCGAAAAATTGAAGAACGCCTTAAAACACAGCTTGAAACTGACGTTAGTCTCCGTGTTGAAAATACAAGCTCTCCAGATGTATGGAAAGTATCTGGTCGTGGTGAGCTTCACTTATCGATTTTAATTGAAAACTTACGTCGTGAAGGTTATGAATTACAAGTGTCAAAACCTGAAGTTATTATTAAAGACGTTGATGGTGTTCTTTGTGAACCAGTTGAACGTGCACAAGTTGATGTTCCTGATGACTATACAGGTGCTGTCATGGAATCTTTAGGTGAGCGTAAAGGTGAAATGATGGATATGGTTAATAAAGGGGACGGTCAAGTACGTATGGAGTTTATCGTTCCTTCTCGAGGGCTAATTGGTTACTCCACTGAATTCATGGCTCAAACAAAAGGTTACGGTATTCTAAATCATTCGTTCGATGGATACCGTCCTGTTGCTGAAGGACATGTTGGTGGCAGACGCCAAGGTGTACTTGTCTCCATGGAAACAGGTAAAGCAACTCCATATGGGATGTTACAAGTTGAAGATCGTGGAACATTATTTCTTGAGCCTGGTACAGAAATTTACGAAGGTATGATCGTTGGCGAACATAACCGCGATAATGACTTAACGGTAAACATTACAAAAATGAAGCAACAAACAAATATTCGATCTGCTACAAAAGAAAGCACTGTAACGATGAAACGTCCAAGAATCTTAACATTAGAAGAAGCATTAGAATTCTTAAATGACGATGAATATTGTGAAGTAACACCTCAATCAATTCGTTTACGTAAAAAGATTCTTGAGAAGAGCTTCAGAGAGCGTGAAGAAAAGCGTAAAAAATTAGCAAAACAAAACCAATAG
- the uvsE gene encoding UV DNA damage repair endonuclease UvsE, which translates to MTLVRLGYVAMSVELKNSSPSQTMTYTQFENYNNHEAAVRKLERIALSNLDNCLRLLKHSVAHDVTFFRLSSKLVPLATHEELKGWNYLEPLKGKLAEIGEFIHKHDMRVDFHPDHFVLLNSPKKNVLTDSLKTLKLHLQLLRGMSINHTHRCVMHIGGSYKDKESALERFIENWSYVPQMIQQTIMLENDDKTFHLNDTLYLCEKLGIPCVFDYHHHLANHEDENWEKEWERVVQTWAESPLPVKMHISSPKSESSFRSHADHIDTDMFLTFLKEIAGSVPQIDCMIEAKQKDHALFQLMKNLKQREDIEIVNNSSFILKHSKWV; encoded by the coding sequence ATGACATTAGTGAGACTTGGGTATGTAGCAATGAGTGTCGAACTGAAGAATAGTTCGCCATCACAAACGATGACATATACACAATTTGAAAATTATAATAATCATGAAGCGGCTGTTCGGAAATTAGAACGGATTGCATTATCAAACCTTGATAATTGTTTGCGATTACTAAAACATAGTGTTGCACATGATGTGACATTTTTCCGACTCAGTTCAAAGCTAGTTCCACTTGCGACACATGAAGAATTAAAGGGATGGAATTACTTAGAGCCATTAAAAGGAAAATTAGCTGAGATCGGTGAGTTTATTCATAAGCATGACATGCGCGTTGACTTTCACCCAGATCATTTTGTGCTTTTAAACTCACCAAAAAAAAATGTCTTAACAGACTCATTAAAAACATTAAAATTGCATTTGCAATTATTAAGAGGAATGTCTATTAACCATACTCACCGTTGTGTTATGCACATTGGTGGTAGCTACAAAGATAAAGAATCAGCATTAGAGCGGTTTATTGAAAATTGGTCTTACGTTCCGCAAATGATCCAACAAACCATCATGCTGGAAAATGATGATAAAACGTTTCATTTAAATGACACATTGTATTTATGTGAGAAACTTGGTATCCCATGCGTCTTTGATTATCACCATCATTTAGCAAATCATGAAGATGAAAATTGGGAGAAAGAGTGGGAGCGGGTAGTTCAGACGTGGGCTGAATCACCACTTCCGGTAAAAATGCACATATCTAGTCCTAAATCGGAATCGAGCTTTCGAAGCCATGCGGATCATATAGATACGGACATGTTTTTGACGTTTTTAAAAGAAATCGCTGGAAGTGTTCCACAAATCGATTGTATGATTGAAGCAAAACAAAAAGATCATGCTCTTTTTCAGCTCATGAAAAACTTGAAACAAAGAGAAGATATTGAAATCGTTAATAACTCAAGTTTTATACTTAAACATTCTAAATGGGTTTAA
- a CDS encoding YqhV family protein, whose amino-acid sequence MFHLIEKVILILAGMRIFSGMLELTAGFLILKFNSVEKAMMVNAFLAIAGPIIFITSMTLGVLHLTDKLSFTKMLLIMIGVGFILLGLKK is encoded by the coding sequence ATGTTTCACCTCATAGAGAAAGTCATCTTAATTTTAGCAGGGATGCGTATATTTTCTGGGATGTTAGAGTTAACCGCTGGATTTTTAATATTAAAGTTTAATAGTGTAGAAAAAGCGATGATGGTCAACGCTTTTTTAGCTATTGCAGGACCAATCATTTTCATTACTAGCATGACATTAGGTGTTTTACATTTAACGGATAAACTTTCATTTACGAAAATGTTACTTATTATGATTGGTGTTGGTTTTATTTTGCTCGGGCTAAAAAAATAA
- a CDS encoding YVTN family beta-propeller repeat protein → MKDYLIVLNKDEDTVSIVDTETKEVIKTVETSYNPHEVVVTLDGKKTYIACSLGNKVDIMDNESFEIVKRIEHPDFNFPHGVGLTNDGKKLYLASTYSEKVFIINTDTDEIEKVLPTYQDKSHMVSFSPNGEKVYVPNIGSNNISVIDTKTEEVINHFPVGPGPEGIAVHPKGKELYVANQGDDTLYVIDTETLEVLHKRRVGGTPVRLLFTPDGKYALVANRESGDVSIIETEHELKGMVRPWEVKRLRVGVWAGGIVLDPEGKYAYVANNKTNDVSVINMTTLKEEERFDVGIHPDGIAYLRL, encoded by the coding sequence ATGAAAGATTACTTAATTGTATTAAACAAAGATGAGGATACGGTGTCAATTGTTGATACGGAAACGAAGGAAGTCATTAAAACGGTTGAAACAAGCTATAACCCACATGAGGTTGTTGTCACCTTGGACGGAAAGAAAACGTATATTGCATGCTCTTTAGGGAACAAAGTCGATATAATGGATAATGAAAGCTTTGAAATTGTTAAACGTATAGAACATCCTGACTTTAACTTTCCGCATGGTGTTGGACTTACTAATGACGGCAAGAAATTATATTTAGCATCTACATATAGTGAAAAGGTGTTTATTATTAATACAGACACAGATGAAATTGAAAAAGTATTACCGACATACCAAGATAAATCACATATGGTCTCTTTTTCTCCAAATGGAGAGAAGGTTTATGTACCGAATATCGGTAGTAATAATATTTCTGTTATTGACACGAAAACAGAGGAGGTCATCAATCACTTCCCTGTAGGGCCAGGACCGGAAGGAATTGCTGTTCATCCAAAGGGGAAAGAATTATATGTGGCAAACCAAGGGGATGACACACTTTATGTGATCGATACAGAAACATTAGAGGTATTACATAAACGAAGAGTAGGTGGAACACCAGTAAGACTTTTGTTTACTCCTGACGGAAAGTATGCCTTAGTTGCAAACCGCGAATCAGGTGACGTATCGATTATTGAAACAGAGCATGAATTAAAAGGAATGGTAAGACCATGGGAAGTAAAACGTTTAAGAGTAGGTGTTTGGGCAGGAGGAATTGTATTAGATCCTGAAGGAAAGTATGCTTATGTGGCGAATAATAAAACAAATGACGTATCTGTTATTAATATGACAACATTAAAGGAAGAAGAGCGCTTTGATGTTGGAATCCATCCAGATGGGATCGCATACTTAAGATTGTAA
- the putP gene encoding sodium/proline symporter PutP, translating into MDTATLVTFIVYLVGLLVIGFIAYRTTNNLSDYVLGGRRLGGGVAALSAGASDLSGWVLLGLPGALYVSGMSEMWIGVGLAIGAYINWQFVAKRLRIYTEVAGDSITLPDFFENRFHDRSKMLRVISAVFILLFFAFYTSAGLVGGAILFENSFGLTYTQALWIGAIVIISYTFLGGFLAVSWTDFIQGSLMFLAIIVVPIVAIQNMGGWSETAGLIAEIDPTHLDAFAGATTIGIISLMAWGLGYFGQPHILTRFMAVKSSKEIPKARLIGMIWLVIALTGAMFVGLVGIAYFENFTGSPLPDGEVVFIMFTQVLFHPIVAGILLAAILSAIMSTIDSQLLVSSSALTEDFYKAIFRRSATQTELVWVGRFGVLLIALIAIFLAYNPESTVLELVAYAWAGFGATFGPVIIMSLFWRRMTRNGAVAGILLGGLTVILWVNLDTLLGLEGGIWSLYEIVPGFVFGVLAIIVVSLLDKEPPKDVTDQFDSVKSLNN; encoded by the coding sequence TTGGATACAGCTACATTAGTTACGTTTATAGTTTATTTAGTTGGGTTATTAGTGATTGGTTTTATTGCTTATCGAACGACAAATAATTTATCAGATTATGTACTTGGAGGAAGGCGTTTAGGAGGAGGAGTGGCAGCGTTAAGTGCTGGTGCCTCTGATTTAAGTGGATGGGTCCTTTTAGGCCTACCAGGTGCGTTGTATGTTTCTGGTATGAGTGAAATGTGGATCGGTGTCGGTCTTGCGATAGGGGCATACATAAATTGGCAATTCGTTGCGAAACGTTTGCGAATTTATACAGAAGTTGCAGGTGACTCTATTACACTTCCAGACTTTTTTGAGAATCGATTTCATGATCGTTCAAAAATGTTAAGAGTAATTTCAGCGGTTTTCATCCTTCTATTTTTTGCTTTCTATACTTCAGCTGGACTTGTTGGCGGAGCTATATTATTTGAAAACTCATTTGGATTAACTTATACACAAGCATTATGGATTGGTGCAATTGTTATTATTTCTTATACATTTTTAGGCGGATTTCTAGCCGTCAGCTGGACGGACTTTATTCAAGGTTCACTGATGTTTTTAGCGATTATCGTTGTGCCGATTGTTGCCATTCAAAATATGGGGGGATGGTCGGAAACAGCAGGATTAATAGCGGAAATTGATCCTACACATTTGGATGCGTTTGCTGGCGCCACAACGATTGGGATTATCTCGTTAATGGCTTGGGGATTAGGTTATTTTGGTCAGCCTCATATTTTAACGCGTTTTATGGCCGTAAAATCATCAAAAGAGATCCCAAAAGCACGTTTAATTGGTATGATATGGCTAGTTATTGCTTTAACGGGAGCAATGTTTGTTGGCTTAGTCGGTATCGCCTATTTTGAAAACTTTACCGGATCTCCTTTACCTGATGGAGAAGTCGTCTTTATTATGTTTACCCAAGTTTTATTCCATCCAATTGTAGCGGGGATTCTATTAGCGGCGATTTTATCTGCGATCATGAGTACGATTGACTCCCAATTACTTGTTTCATCCAGTGCATTAACAGAGGATTTTTATAAAGCAATTTTCAGAAGAAGTGCAACTCAGACGGAGTTAGTTTGGGTCGGAAGATTTGGTGTTTTACTGATCGCACTCATAGCAATCTTTCTTGCATATAATCCTGAAAGTACAGTCCTTGAATTAGTAGCATATGCTTGGGCTGGTTTTGGTGCAACATTTGGGCCAGTAATCATTATGTCTTTATTCTGGCGTAGAATGACAAGAAATGGTGCAGTTGCAGGGATTTTATTAGGTGGTTTAACGGTTATTTTATGGGTGAATTTAGACACATTACTTGGATTAGAAGGCGGAATCTGGAGTCTATACGAAATTGTTCCTGGCTTTGTCTTTGGTGTCTTAGCCATTATCGTCGTTAGCTTATTAGATAAAGAGCCACCAAAAGATGTGACTGACCAATTTGACTCTGTAAAGTCGTTAAATAATTAA
- a CDS encoding heme-dependent oxidative N-demethylase family protein, with protein sequence MTTIHHIHNFPYPFDERTNGYNYSNNTVPKNNKRVVAVTGQYKNEIQLKRTLINDHKARCFQALPHTTDAQLEVAQFIMNDLVENDPNNFVISQSESEWTFNNQLLNEKEQFKIITTENPLLTIGKHVQEDVIIMSERDGDIFLDAALLCFPSNWSLAFNLGMNFEDIHKPIPQFKKDHLEQKIKRFLLHLEPGMRWTRKNWSLMAGDKLDTPLETFHEWGKERSNVTTENVASFVHMRVEDQVLVRLPKTNTILFTIHTYLMPLKAFSQSKEKAKQFFEIVQTLPKDITDYKGISSYKKEVLHYLQECMTY encoded by the coding sequence ATGACAACGATTCATCACATTCATAATTTTCCGTATCCGTTTGACGAACGAACAAACGGATACAACTATTCAAATAATACAGTACCTAAAAATAATAAACGAGTCGTTGCGGTGACGGGTCAATATAAAAATGAAATACAATTAAAAAGAACGTTAATTAATGATCATAAAGCGCGATGTTTTCAAGCTCTTCCACATACAACGGATGCTCAATTAGAAGTAGCGCAATTCATCATGAATGATTTAGTTGAAAATGATCCAAACAACTTTGTTATTAGTCAAAGTGAGAGTGAATGGACTTTTAACAATCAGCTTCTAAATGAAAAAGAACAATTTAAGATTATCACAACAGAAAACCCGCTACTTACAATCGGAAAACATGTCCAAGAAGATGTGATCATTATGTCAGAAAGAGATGGTGATATTTTCTTAGATGCCGCGCTTTTATGTTTTCCGTCAAATTGGTCATTGGCATTCAATTTAGGAATGAATTTTGAAGACATTCATAAGCCTATTCCGCAGTTTAAAAAGGACCATTTAGAACAAAAAATCAAAAGATTTCTCCTTCATTTGGAGCCAGGTATGCGATGGACACGTAAAAATTGGTCGTTAATGGCCGGTGACAAATTAGATACCCCTTTAGAGACGTTTCATGAATGGGGGAAAGAGAGATCGAATGTGACAACAGAAAATGTCGCCTCGTTCGTTCATATGCGAGTGGAAGATCAAGTGCTCGTAAGGCTTCCTAAAACAAATACGATTTTATTTACGATTCACACGTACTTAATGCCACTCAAAGCATTTTCGCAGTCAAAAGAAAAAGCAAAACAGTTTTTTGAAATTGTGCAAACATTACCTAAGGATATTACGGACTATAAGGGAATCTCATCTTATAAAAAGGAAGTATTACATTATTTACAGGAGTGTATGACGTATTAG
- a CDS encoding cobalamin-binding protein: MKLISICPSNTELVHYLGLTDQLIAVDDYSDWPNEVKQLPRVGPDLNIDMDHVESLKPDLVLASLTVPGMEKNIDQLEKRGIPYKIVPNPKTFADIGYSLTLVGEWTNVREQAIKVKEKYFNIIEQYKELSKNVQHPKQLYWEWWPKPIFTPGRANWLTEMSDLAGGQNVFATYKEASVQTDWEEVIEKNPDVVCLVWVGVQQDKVKTDIVRKRQQSGDVKAISHNEIYVLEEPFFCRPSPRLLIGLMKIAHLLHPHIYPKYEEGYDPLK; the protein is encoded by the coding sequence ATGAAATTAATATCAATTTGTCCAAGTAATACTGAGCTCGTTCACTATTTAGGCTTAACAGATCAGCTAATTGCCGTCGATGATTATTCTGATTGGCCGAATGAAGTAAAACAACTGCCGCGAGTTGGGCCAGATTTAAATATCGACATGGATCACGTAGAATCTTTAAAGCCAGATCTTGTGTTAGCGTCACTTACGGTTCCTGGTATGGAAAAAAACATTGATCAACTTGAGAAGCGAGGAATTCCATATAAAATTGTTCCTAACCCAAAGACGTTTGCAGATATTGGGTATTCTCTGACGCTTGTTGGGGAATGGACGAATGTTCGTGAACAAGCAATAAAAGTCAAAGAAAAATATTTTAACATCATCGAGCAATACAAAGAATTAAGTAAGAACGTACAACATCCAAAACAGCTGTACTGGGAATGGTGGCCGAAGCCGATTTTTACTCCAGGTCGTGCAAATTGGCTAACCGAAATGTCTGATCTTGCAGGTGGACAAAACGTATTTGCTACTTATAAAGAAGCAAGTGTCCAGACAGATTGGGAAGAAGTGATTGAAAAAAATCCGGATGTTGTTTGTTTAGTGTGGGTAGGTGTTCAACAAGATAAAGTTAAGACTGACATAGTACGAAAACGCCAACAATCAGGGGATGTAAAGGCAATTTCTCATAATGAAATTTATGTATTAGAAGAGCCATTTTTTTGTCGGCCTTCACCACGGTTGTTAATCGGGTTAATGAAGATCGCTCATCTCCTTCACCCTCATATTTATCCAAAGTATGAGGAAGGTTACGATCCATTAAAGTAG